The Lonchura striata isolate bLonStr1 chromosome 12, bLonStr1.mat, whole genome shotgun sequence genome includes a region encoding these proteins:
- the LOC144247008 gene encoding uncharacterized protein LOC144247008 produces the protein MDDWQDRDLAELLREAQKVYVRREDESQKRQVKMMVAAVRESRRVEEEQKRVTRNREGDKGKTATVIGAKGEPFEAQIIKGVVVESGTKVRMGDFLLVPEADYNLLGRDLIVELGVQIEVVEKELKIRLCSLRLEDEEKINPEVWYNPGTVGKLNITPFTVKIRNPEIPVRIKQYPISLEGRRGLKPEVERLLNQGLLEPCMLPFNTPILPVKKADGSYRLVHDLREINKQTVARFPVVANPYTLLSKLGPENEWYSVIDLKDAFWACPLDESSRDYFAFEWEDPDTGRRQQLRWAVLPQGFKESPNLFGQALEQILQDYKTDPEVKLVQYVDDLLIADGVTYGVLTQDWAGKKKPIAYLSKILDPVQPGDWVLIRSWKEDSITPKWDGPYLVLITTDSARIQPSSPFIGSSDLKKNRDLGKGRATLNIKVLE, from the exons atggatgattggcaggacagggatTTAGCAGAATTATTGCGAGAGGCGCAGAAGGTTTATGTCCGCAGAGAGGATGAAAGTCAGAAGAGACAGGTGAAAATGATGGttgctgcagtgagggaaagCAGGCGGGTGGAGGAAGAACAAAAGAGAGTCACTCGGAACAGGGAGGGTGACAAGGGAAAG ACAGCCACGGTAATAGGGGCTAAGGGGGAACCTTTTGAAGCACAAATTATTAAAGGGGTGGTGGTAGAATCGGGAACTAAAGTGAGGATGGGTGACTTCCTATTAGTTcctgaagcagattacaatttGTTAGGGAGAGACTTGATTGTTGAATTGGGAGTTCAAATTGAGGTAGTAGAGAAGGAATTAAAGATCAGACTTTGTTCCCTCCGTttagaagatgaagagaaaataaaccccgAAGTGTGGTATAATCCAGGGACTGTgggcaaattaaatataaccccatttacagtaaaaatcagaaatcccGAAATCCcggtaagaataaaacagtatccaatttcactagaagggaggagagggttaAAACCTGAGGTTGAAAGGCTGTTAAACCAAGGACTGCTAGAACCTTGTATGTTGCCTTTTAACACCCCTATACTCCCGGTAAAAAAGGCAGACGGATCCTATCGGCTGGTGCACGAccttagggaaattaataagcaaACTGTAGCCCGGTTCCCAGTAGTGGCAAACCCCTATACTCTTTTAAGCAAACTGGGACCTGAGAACGAATGGTATAGTGTAATAGACCTGAAGGATGCCTTTTGGGCCTGCCCTCTGGACGAATCCAGTcgagattattttgcctttgaatgggagGACCCTGACACGGGGAGGCGACAGCAACTCAGGTGGGCGGTACTTCCTCAGGGCTTTAAGGAATCACCCAATTTATTCGGGCAAGCCCTggaacaaattttgcaagattataaaacagacccagaggtaaagttagttcagtatgtggatgatttgttaatagcag ATGGGGTAACTTATGGAGTACTTACCCAGGACTgggcggggaaaaagaaacctattgcaTATCTGTCTAAAATTTTAGACCCT GTACAACCCGGCGACTGGGTCCTCATCCGGAGCTGGAAGGAAGATTCAATCACCCCAAAGTGGGACGGACCGTACCTGGTTTTAATCACCACTGACTCCGCA AGgattcagcccagcagccctttTATCGGTTCATCCGacttgaaaaagaacagagaccttgggaaggggagggccaCGCTGAACATCAAAGTATTAGAGTAA